GAATGAGATATGCAAAAACACCCCGTATCAGATCAATTACAGATATTTGTAATTAATCGCAAAAAAGATGCTGAACGGCGTGCAAACATGTCCAAACGATTGGGGGACTTAGGTCTTGAATTCGAATTTTTCGAGGCTGTTGATGGTCATCAAATAGACGCTTATTCTGTTCCAGAATATGATGGGGAAAAGCGCAGACTTTATTTTGGGCGAGATTTGTCTATTGGCGAGATCGGCTGCATACTCTCCCATCGTGCAATCTATAGAAAAATAACCGATGAGCGAATACCTCTAACGCTCATATTGGAAGATGATACTCACTTTAAAGAAGATTTTCCGGACGTTTTAGAAGCGCTAGTTCGAGAATCCAAGAAATGGGATATGATCCGATTTCTTGATAGAAAGAAGATTTTCAAGGCTCCGTATCGCATTCTCAAACAGTTGACAGAGACTTATTCACTGGCGAGAGTGAGGGGGATCCCCGGGGGAGCGTACGCTTATCTGGTAACAAGCAGAGCAGCTGAAGTTCTCTATAACAATACGAAACGCAACTCTGTTCAGATAGATATTATACACGGAAGACATTGGGAGACGGGTCTTGATGTGCTCGTGACAAAACCGTCTCCGGTCTCCCCAGATTTGGAAATCCCTTCCACGATCGGAGAAACGAGATTTGACAAAGAAATAACAGTGTCAGGCTTTAAACGGTTAATATTTCCGGTTTTCCGGTTTTGTTTCAAAGTTAATTCATCCATTCGCTCGAGGTGGTATTTTGCTAAAAAGAAGCAAGCAGATCGTCGAAACTGGAGAATATGAATTCTGACAGTGGACCTTTTTAGAGAAAATGATTAGAAAAGGGCAAATTTCTTTAAATTGACGATGACCTGTGACAGCTCTATTGCCTGCTGAGAAGCAAGTATAAGTCACTAGATAGCTGCGGCGACTGCCGAAAAACTAAAATATTTAGCGCACCCGTTTGGTTGATGCGCATTCAGTTGTGAGAAGAAGAGGATTAGAAACGTGAGCTTGAAATTACCTGCTGGTGTGGTTTTTGGTGAAGAATATCAAAAGCTTGTCAAGAACTGTAAAGACAATAACTTCGCGTTGCCTGCCGTTAACGTTGTGGGCACAGATTCCATCAACGCCGTGATGGAAGCAGCCGCGAAAAACGGTGGTGATGTTATCATCCAGCTTTCCAATGGTGGTGCTGGTTTCTACGCAGGTAAGGGCGCTCCAGATGCTAACGAAGCGATGATCCTGGGTGCAGTTTCTGCCGCGCAGCATGTTCACTTGCTCGCAAAGCATTACGGCATTTGTGCTGTTCTACACACTGACCATGCTAATCGTAAACTTATCCCTTGGGTGGATGCGTTGATCGACCGCGGTGCAGATTACAAAAAGAAAAACGGTGTACCACTGTTCAGTTCTCACATGGTCGATCTGTCTGAAGAACCACTTGAAGAAAATCTTGCAGAATCTGCGCGCCTCCTTAAACGTGCCGTTGAACTCGACATGAGCATTGAAATTGAGCTTGGTATCACTGGCGGTGAAGAAGATGGTGTGGGTAGCGATATCGACACTATTGATAACAGCAAACTCTACACGCAGCCAGAAGACGTGCTGGCTGCATATGACGCGCTTAATGAAATTGGTCATTTCTCGGTAGCGGCCTCTTTCGGCAATGTCCATGGCGTCTACAAACCCGGTAATGTCAAACTTCGCCCAGAGATTTTGAAATCTTCTCAGGAGATGGTCGCAAAAGAGCGTGGCCTTGGGGATAAGCCACTTGATCTTGTTTTCCACGGTGGATCTGGATCCGAGCTTTCTGCGATCCGTGATGCGATTGAGTATGGCGTGTTCAAAATGAATATCGATACAGATACTCAGTTTGCTTTTGCGGAAGGCGTTGGCAAGTTTGCCGAAGAAAATATGGTGGCTTTCAAGCACCAGATTCACCCTGAAACAGAACAGCCGCTGAAGAAGCTTTATGACCCTCGTAAATGGCTGCGCATGGGTGAAGAAAGCATGGTCACGCGCCTTACTCAAGCATTTGAGGAGCTCAACGCAACTGGCAAGTCTGTCGCTGAGTAAATCTGTTTTTGGTAAAAATTTGAAAAGGGGTGCGAGATGTGCCCCTTTTTTTATTGGTATTAACTTTACTGTAAAACTTGGGGCGCTATATGGATGCTAATCCAATAGCTAACAGCGGAGTTTGAAATGGCTAAAAAAGCCCCAGAAGGGATTGCTGATCGGCAGGCACAGCTTGCGAGGGCACCTTATGAAGACATGCTTTCTTTCTTTGATTATAAGCATCTGCCAGAAGGGCTGCAGGGCATAAGTATGCCGTTTAATAAGCTGGCAAATTCTCTGGTTGAGCAATTACCACATCACCCACAGAAAATGGTGGCCCTTCAAAAACTGCTGGAGGCGAAAGATGCAGCAGTGCGGATCGCTGTCGCGAAAACCCGTATTCGCCGCAAGGAAATTCAAAACCTGATTTTGGAATGTCATGGAAATGGGGATAACGCAGAGCAGATCCTAGAGAAAGTACAAGGTGAGTTCCCTTCCTCTCGGATTACTCTGGAGATTTTGAAAGACTTTTTGGAAACCGTAAAGGCTGAAGCAGAAGCCTAATCCATTGTCCAGATGAAATTAAAGCCCGTCATTCTTTGGCGGGCTTTTGTTTTTTGAACTCAGCGGGTGTGTGGCCGGTAATCTGCTTGAACGCACGTGAGTAGGTGGGGGCATCATGATATCCAATCAGCTCCGCTATGTCGGCAATAGAAAGTGGTGTGTTCGCCAAATACTCTTTTGAGATGTGAACCAGTAACTCTTTTTGAATGTGCCTGAAACTGGTCCCAAGGGTGGTTAAGTGTCGCCGCATGGTACGACTGCTCATCCCAAATTCTGTCGCAATTGTTTCAAGGTCTGCCCTGCCGGAATGGCCCAAGAGGCTATGCCTGACCTTCTCAACGAGGGTGCTTTCTTTTTTCATACCGCCAAGCAAGACATCGCAATGGGAGTAAAAAGAGGGAGAATGAAAAAGATGCGTGTCAGGAAAGGTTTCTCTTACTGTTTCCTTCTGCAAAATTAACAAATCCGTTTCTGAGTTTCCAATAACTTCAATTCCCAGTTTTTTTGAATAGGTGGGAGGAATGTGTTCCGCTGGGCGTTTCAAATATAATACGGCACCATCAAGGTTTTTTCTTGAGAGTTCTCGCGATTGGTGGAGAAGAGCGGAGAAGAATAGGTCTATGTAGAAGTAAGGGACTTCAGGCCAGTGAGGAGGGTTCTCGTAAGAGATTACATATCGACCTTCAGGTTGTGACAATTTCAATGCGTTCTTTTCTGTTGGGTCAAGCACCCACATGTTTTTTTTGACCTGTATATATAGCTCCTCAAGGCTTCGGCTTTGCATGAAGCTGTAACCCAAAATACCATAGGAGGCGAGTGAAACGAGCTGACCTGTGTCTATTGCAAGGCATGGATCGTCGGTCAGTTTTACAGCTATTCCAGCGAGATAGCGTAGTCTTTCCAACCGATTGGGGGATATGTGCTTCAGATGTCTCCTGATCTTACCTCCATCCTCCCCACGAGAGACAAGCACCTGAAAAAGCCTATGTTCAAACGCTAAATATTTAATTTTGTCCGTTTTTGCCAACAATTTTGTCCGTAAATGCCCTGTTATTTTAAGAAGTATATGAAGAAACTATTTTTAAAAACAAGAGGGAGAGGAAAATGTCATTCATCAATCTGGTGGAACCATTAGCCGAAGAAATAAAAACAAGGGCTGGGGAGTTTGAAAAGCAGGGCTATGTCTCTCAGGATATCGTTCGTAAGCTCGCCGAGCAGGGTCTGTATCGTTTATGTAATGAAGAGGCTTACGGCGGTCTTTCAGGGACTGCAGAAGATTATGCGCAGCTAACTGAATATGTGGCGACCCTTGATGGGTCTACCGCATGGGTTTTGTTTATCGGGATCACTTCAGCCCTCTCCTACATGAACCTACCGACGGAAGAAGTAAATGTTGTTTTCAAAGAACAAACAGATATAACGGCCGGAGTCTTTGCCCCGATGGGCCGGGCTTTTCCTGATCAGAAAGACGGAGTGAAAGGATATCGCCTGTCAGGGCGTTGGCAGTGGGGATCCGGTATCCGCAATTCCACTTTCATTTCGGCTGGCGGGTTCGTTGTTGACCTGGACGGAAGAATACAGAAAACGCCACAAGGTCTGCCGGACCAGAGAATGTTCCTGTTAGATGTGAAGGATGTGGATGTTCTTGATACTTGGCACGTGTCTGGTTTGAAAGGAACCGGATCTACGGACTTTCAAACTAAAGATTTATTTGTATCAGAAAGCCGCGCCTTTACACTTTTTTCAAAGCACACACCGGATACACCGGTACATCGCTTTCCAGCCTTTGGTTTCCTCGCCATTGGGATTGCAGCCGTAGCTCTTGGGCTTGCAAAAGCGTCGCTTGATGAACTGACAGACATCGCAATCGCCAAAACCCCGCAAGGCAGCCGCAAACCTCTTGCCATGAGGTCCAGCACGCAGATTAGGATGGCGCTTGCAACGGCGAAATATCGGGCGGCCCGCAGCTTGATGTATGAGGAAATTCGAAAAATCTGGAGCGAAGCAGAAACCTCATCTGAGCTTTCCGTAGAAGCGCGAAGAGATCTGCGTTTGGCGCTGACGTACACGGTCATGCAATGCGTAGAGGTCGTCACTGAAATGTATACATTGGCCGGGGGAAGTTCTGTCTACGAGACAAGTCCGCTACAGCGATATTTCAGGGATATTCACGTAGCACAGCAGCATATGATGGTGGGGGAGATGACATTGGAACTTACAGGGCGATTGTTCCTTGATGTGGAAACAGATACGTCACAGCTTTAATACATAATATTTCTGTTTAAATGTTTGGCTTCAAATGTTAGTCATGACATCGAATTTTGGCTGCTTGTGCGGTCCTATTTAAGTTTTGAGGTTAGACATGACACGTGAAGTAAAATCCGTCGCGGTACTCGGTGGCGGTACTATGGGTCTTGGTATTGCGGCAGCATCTGCTGATGCGGGTGCTGATGTTCTGTTGTTGGATGTTACAATGGAAGCCGCAAAAGCATCTCTGGATCGTATGAAAAATATTCGTCCGCCGGCATTTGAAAATCCTGAATCTGCTAATCGTATCAAATTGGGTAGCTTTGGCGATGATTTGGCGAAAATCGCGGATTATGATTGGATCTGCGAAGCCATTATCGAAGATGTAGACACTAAACGTGATTTGTTTGCCAAACTGGAACCCCTTCGCAGCGAGGGTTCTGTTGTCTCCACAAATACATCCGGTATCCCACTGAAAGATATTAGCGAAGGTATGCCAGAGCGTCTTCGCAAAGACATTGTAGTTACGCACTTCTTTAACCCAGTAAAAATCATGCGCCTGATGGAACTTATTCCGGGTGAAGATACGACGGAAGACGTGACAACAGCACTGGCAGATTTCTGCGCTCAGAAGCTGGGCAAAGGTGTTGTTTATGCCAAAGACACTGTAAATTTCATCGGTAACCGGATCGGCTGTTTCTTTATGTTGTCCGGCCTGCATAAATCCCGTGCGGCGCTCCAGTCTGGTATGCAGATGGAAAAAGTTGATGCGCTTCTCAGCAAACCTGTGGGCCTTCCGCCAACCGGTCTTTATGGTCTGATCGATTTGATTGGTTTGGATATCATGGACCTGGTCGGCAAAAACCTTGAAGTAAACCTGCCAGAGGGTGACGTTGGACGTGGCTTTACCTCTTTCCCACCGGAAGAGCAGGCAATGCTGGAACGCAAGCAGCTTGGCCGTAAAGTTAAAGGTGGTTTCTACCGTTTGAATATTGCCGAAGATGGCACCAAAAGCAAAGAGATCTTTGATCTGGTGAAGCAGGACTGGCGCCCTCAGGAAGCTGTCGAATTGACTACTGAGCAACAAACAACTGAACAGGTATTCTTCGGCGATGATGCTGAAAGCAAGCTTGTTTGGGATGTTATGGGCGGAACATTATTGTATGCAGCGGATCTGATCCCTGAAATTGCAGATGATGTTGTGAACATCGACCGCGCTATGCGTTGGGGCTTTGGATGGGCGAAAGGTCCATTTGAACTTCTTGATCAACTTTCACCAGCAAAAGTTATTGCGAAACTTGAAGCAGAAGGCAGTGAATTGCCAGCTATGCTGAAAGTACTGAAAGATGCAGGTGCTGAAAGTTTCTACCGCAATGATGGATCTGAATATCTGACATTGGATGGTAAATGGGAAGCTGTTCCTGCAGAGTAGTTCTTGAAATTATTTCTGCAACTATTAAGTGAAGAAGGTCGCCTCTTAAGGGCGGCCT
This portion of the Sneathiella sp. P13V-1 genome encodes:
- a CDS encoding 3-hydroxyacyl-CoA dehydrogenase family protein, translating into MTREVKSVAVLGGGTMGLGIAAASADAGADVLLLDVTMEAAKASLDRMKNIRPPAFENPESANRIKLGSFGDDLAKIADYDWICEAIIEDVDTKRDLFAKLEPLRSEGSVVSTNTSGIPLKDISEGMPERLRKDIVVTHFFNPVKIMRLMELIPGEDTTEDVTTALADFCAQKLGKGVVYAKDTVNFIGNRIGCFFMLSGLHKSRAALQSGMQMEKVDALLSKPVGLPPTGLYGLIDLIGLDIMDLVGKNLEVNLPEGDVGRGFTSFPPEEQAMLERKQLGRKVKGGFYRLNIAEDGTKSKEIFDLVKQDWRPQEAVELTTEQQTTEQVFFGDDAESKLVWDVMGGTLLYAADLIPEIADDVVNIDRAMRWGFGWAKGPFELLDQLSPAKVIAKLEAEGSELPAMLKVLKDAGAESFYRNDGSEYLTLDGKWEAVPAE
- the fbaA gene encoding class II fructose-bisphosphate aldolase, encoding MSLKLPAGVVFGEEYQKLVKNCKDNNFALPAVNVVGTDSINAVMEAAAKNGGDVIIQLSNGGAGFYAGKGAPDANEAMILGAVSAAQHVHLLAKHYGICAVLHTDHANRKLIPWVDALIDRGADYKKKNGVPLFSSHMVDLSEEPLEENLAESARLLKRAVELDMSIEIELGITGGEEDGVGSDIDTIDNSKLYTQPEDVLAAYDALNEIGHFSVAASFGNVHGVYKPGNVKLRPEILKSSQEMVAKERGLGDKPLDLVFHGGSGSELSAIRDAIEYGVFKMNIDTDTQFAFAEGVGKFAEENMVAFKHQIHPETEQPLKKLYDPRKWLRMGEESMVTRLTQAFEELNATGKSVAE
- a CDS encoding glycosyltransferase family 25 protein — translated: MQKHPVSDQLQIFVINRKKDAERRANMSKRLGDLGLEFEFFEAVDGHQIDAYSVPEYDGEKRRLYFGRDLSIGEIGCILSHRAIYRKITDERIPLTLILEDDTHFKEDFPDVLEALVRESKKWDMIRFLDRKKIFKAPYRILKQLTETYSLARVRGIPGGAYAYLVTSRAAEVLYNNTKRNSVQIDIIHGRHWETGLDVLVTKPSPVSPDLEIPSTIGETRFDKEITVSGFKRLIFPVFRFCFKVNSSIRSRWYFAKKKQADRRNWRI
- a CDS encoding AraC family transcriptional regulator, whose translation is MLVSRGEDGGKIRRHLKHISPNRLERLRYLAGIAVKLTDDPCLAIDTGQLVSLASYGILGYSFMQSRSLEELYIQVKKNMWVLDPTEKNALKLSQPEGRYVISYENPPHWPEVPYFYIDLFFSALLHQSRELSRKNLDGAVLYLKRPAEHIPPTYSKKLGIEVIGNSETDLLILQKETVRETFPDTHLFHSPSFYSHCDVLLGGMKKESTLVEKVRHSLLGHSGRADLETIATEFGMSSRTMRRHLTTLGTSFRHIQKELLVHISKEYLANTPLSIADIAELIGYHDAPTYSRAFKQITGHTPAEFKKQKPAKE
- a CDS encoding acyl-CoA dehydrogenase family protein yields the protein MSFINLVEPLAEEIKTRAGEFEKQGYVSQDIVRKLAEQGLYRLCNEEAYGGLSGTAEDYAQLTEYVATLDGSTAWVLFIGITSALSYMNLPTEEVNVVFKEQTDITAGVFAPMGRAFPDQKDGVKGYRLSGRWQWGSGIRNSTFISAGGFVVDLDGRIQKTPQGLPDQRMFLLDVKDVDVLDTWHVSGLKGTGSTDFQTKDLFVSESRAFTLFSKHTPDTPVHRFPAFGFLAIGIAAVALGLAKASLDELTDIAIAKTPQGSRKPLAMRSSTQIRMALATAKYRAARSLMYEEIRKIWSEAETSSELSVEARRDLRLALTYTVMQCVEVVTEMYTLAGGSSVYETSPLQRYFRDIHVAQQHMMVGEMTLELTGRLFLDVETDTSQL